The genomic region GTTCGCGAAGATCCTGCCGCCGTGTGCGCATTCGCTCTGCGCGACTTCATTCTCGTGATGCGGAAACTGCAGGTCGACACCGCCGGCATGGATGTCGATGGTCTCGCCGAGATGCGCTTCGGCCATCGCCGAGCATTCGATGTGCCAGCCCGGGCGGCCGATGCTCCACGGCGATTCCCAACCGGGCAGGCCTTCGGTCGACGGCTTCCACAGCACGAAATCGCCCGGGTTGCGTTTGTATGGCGCCACTTCGACGCGCGCCCCGGCGATCATGTCCTCGGGGTCGCGTCGCGACAGCTTGCCGTAGCCGGCGAAGGTGTCCACCGCGAACAGTACGTGGCCTTCCGCGGCGTAGGCGTGACCTTCGTCGATCAGGTGCTGGATCATCGCGATCATCTGCGGGATGTGCGCGGTCGCCGAGGGTTCGATGTCCGGCGCGAAATCGCCGCTGACGCCCAGCGCAGCCATGTCGTCGCGATACGCGGCAGCGTACTTGTCGGTGATCGTGGCGATCGGCGTACCGAGTTCCTTGGCCGCCGCGTTGATCTTGTCGTCGACGTCGGTGATGTTGCGGGCGTAGCGCAGCTGGCCATAGCGGCGGCGCAGCAGCGCGGCGAGCACGCCGAACACCACCGGCCCGCGTGCGTTGCCGATGTGCACGTAGTTGTAGACGGTCGGTCCGCAGACGTACATGGTCGGGCAGGTCGGGTCGAGCGGGGCGAACGCTTCGACCTGGCGGGTCAGGCTGTTGTAGAGATGCAGGGTCATGGGGATGTCGACGCGAGGGGATGGGTCGATTCTAGCGGTCGCGGGACGGTCACGACAGCGGCGGTTCAGCATGCCGGCGGCCGAGGCCCTACACTGGTCGGCCGATGAATCCACCCTCCGCCATCTTCCTGCATCGACTCGGCCTGCCGCTGCTCCTGACTGCGGCGCTGTCCGCGCAGGCGCAGACCACGGTCATCCAGACGCCCAACGTGCGCACCGAGTACGCGCAGGTGCTGCGGGTCGAGCCGGTCTATCAGACCCTGCGTGCCTATGCCGTGGAAGAGCGCTGCGACCCGCCGACCGAGGCCGGACAGCCCGGCCGGAACTGCCGTCCGCTGCGGGTGGAGCGCGAGTTCCAGCGACCGATCGCCTACGACGTCGATTACATCCATCGCGGCGTCAAATATCGCTCCCGCATCCCGTACGACCCCGGCAAGCGCTTGCGTCTGAAAGTGTCGGTCACCCCCGATATCGACGCTGCCGGCAAGCGCTGACAGTCCGCCGACGCAAGCCGCAACGCTTGCAGCCGGTCCCGGCGCATGCGAGCATTCGCCCCCTATGCAGATCGCGCAGCCCCTCTCGACGACCAGTGCCCGGATGGCCTCCGGCATGACCTCGCGCGCGCGCCGACCGGAACCCCACACGCCTGCTGGGTGATCCGGAACCGTCGTCATACGCTGCACCGACAAGATTCCACGATCAGGCCCGGCTCACCGCCGGGCCTTTTCTGTTTGCGCCGCAAAATTTTCCGCCGCTATTTCCTACCACCACCGCCGGGATCTTCCATGAAGCACTTCTTGAACACCCAGGACTGGAGCCGCGCCGAACTGGACGCCGCGCTCGCCGATGCCGCACGCTTCAAGCGCGAAAAGCTCGGCGATGCGCTCAAGGGCAAAAGCATCGCGCTGGTGTTCTTCAACCCGTCGATGCGCACCCGTACTAGCTTCGAGCTGGGCGCATTCCAGCTGGGCGGCCACGCCGTCGTGCTCGCTCCGGGCAAAGACGCCTGGCCGATCGAATTCGATCTCGGCACGGTGATGGATGGCGACACCGAAGAACACATCGCCGAAGTCGCGAAAGTGCTGAGTCGCTATGTGGACCTGATCGGCGTGCGCGCGTTCCCGAAATTCATCGACTGGTCCACCGACCGCGAAGACAAGGTGCTCAAGGGTTTTGCGAAATACGCGACCGTGCCGGTCATCAACATGGAAACCATCACCCACCCGTGCCAGGAACTGGCGCACGCGATGGCGCTGCAGGAACACTTCGGCACTTCGGACCTGCGCGGCAAGAAGTACGTGCTGACCTGGACCTACCACCCGAAGGCGTTGAACACGGCGGTTGCGAATTCCGCGCTGACCATCGCCACGCGCATGGGCATGGACGTGACTCTGCTGTGCCCGACGGCCGATTACATCCTCGATGAGCGCTACATGGGTTGGGCCGGGCGGAACGTCGCCGAAAACGGCGGCTCGCTGCAGGTGAGCCACGACATCGACAGCGCCTATGCCGGCGCCGATGTGGTCTACGCCAAGAGCTGGGGTGCGTTGCCGTTCTTCGGCAACTGGGAACCCGAAAAGCCCATCCGCGACCAGTACAAGCACTTCATGGTCGACGAACGGAAGATGGCGCTGACCAACAACGGCGTGTTCTCGCACTGCCTGCCGCTGCGCCGGAACATCAAGGCGACCGATGCAGTGATGGACGCGCCGTACTGCATCGCCGTGAACGAAGCCGAGAACCGCCTGCACGTGCAGAAAGCGGTGATGGCCGTACTCGCGAACCAATAATCCTCCCCACGGAATTTCACCATGAGCAGCCAAGACATCGTCCTCGCCTTCTCCGGCGGCCTCGACACCAGCTTCTGCGTGCCCTATCTCAAGGAGCGCGGCTGGAACGTGCATACGGTGTTCGCCGACACCGGCGGTGTCGATGCCGAGGAGCGCGCCTTCATCGAACAGCGCGCCGAGGAACTGGGCGTCGCCTCGCACCTCACCATCGACGGCGGCCCGGCGCTGTGGGACGGTTTCGTGAAGCCGTTCGTCTGGGCGGGCGAGGCATACCAGGGGCAATATCCGCTGCTGGTGTCCGATCGTTATCTGATCGTCGATGCCGCGCTGGCGCGCGCGAACGCATTGGGCACGAAGACCATCGCCCACGGCTGCACCGGCATGGGCAACGACCAGGTGCGTTTCGATCTGGCGGTGAAATCCAGCGGCGATTACGTGATCGTTGCGCCGATCCGCGAAATCCAGAAAGAGCACACCCAGACCCGCGCCTACGAACAGGCGTATCTGGAAGAACGCGGCTTCGGCGTGCGCGCCAAGCAGAAGGCGTACACGATCAACGAAAACCTGCTCGGATTGACGATGTCCGGCGGTGAGATCGACCGTTGGGAAGCGCCGGGCGAGGGCGCGCGCGGCTGGTGCGCACCGCGCAGTGAATGGCCGGAGCAGGCGCTGCAGATCACGCTGCGTTTCGTCAACGGCGAAGCGGTCGCGATCGACGGCGTCGAGATGCCGGGCGCGCGGATCCTCGCGCAGCTCAACGCGCTGTTCGCGCCGTACGGCGTCGGTCGCGGGATGTACACCGGCGACACCACCATCGGTCTCAAGGGGCGGATCGTGTACGAAGCGCCGGGCCTCACCGCGCTGCTGGTCGCGCACCGCGCGCTGGAGGAAGCGGTGCTGACCAAACAGCAGAACCGCTTCAAGCCCGACGTGGCGCGCAAATGGGTGGAACTGGTGTACGAAGGTTTCTATCACGACCCGCTGAAGACCGATCTCGAAGCCTTCCTCGCTTCCTCGCAGGCGATGGTCAACGGCGAGATCGTGATCGAAACCCGCGGCGCCCGCGTCGATGCCGTCGCGGTGCGTTCGCCGCATCTGCTCAACGCCAAGGGCGCCACCTATGCGCAATCGGCGGACTGGGGCGTGGAAGAGGCCGAAGGTTTCATCAAGTTGTTCGGCATGAGCAGCACGCTCTGGGCCGAAGTGAACAGCAGCCGCTGACCGACGATGCTTCCAGACATCCTCCGACATCTCGAAACGCTGGTGTCCTTCGACACCCGCAATCCGCCGCGCGCCATCGGCACCGGCGGCATCTTCGATTACCTGCAAGCGCAGCTGCCGGGCTTCGTTTGCAGTGTGACCGACCACGGCGCGGGCGCGGTGTCGATGCTCGCCGTGCGCGGCGCCCCGACGCGCGTCTTCAACGTGCATCTCGATACCGTGCCGTCCTCCGAAGCGTGGAGCGCCGATCCGCTGAAGCTGCGCGTCACCGATGAAAAGGCCATCGGCCTCGGTGCCTGCGATATCAAGGGCGCGGCTGCGGGTCTGATCGTCGCCGCGCAGGGTACCGCTGGCGATGCTGCATTCCTGTT from Lysobacter sp. harbors:
- a CDS encoding cysteine--tRNA ligase, which gives rise to MTLHLYNSLTRQVEAFAPLDPTCPTMYVCGPTVYNYVHIGNARGPVVFGVLAALLRRRYGQLRYARNITDVDDKINAAAKELGTPIATITDKYAAAYRDDMAALGVSGDFAPDIEPSATAHIPQMIAMIQHLIDEGHAYAAEGHVLFAVDTFAGYGKLSRRDPEDMIAGARVEVAPYKRNPGDFVLWKPSTEGLPGWESPWSIGRPGWHIECSAMAEAHLGETIDIHAGGVDLQFPHHENEVAQSECAHGGRIFANWWLHNGMLNFGGSKMAKSVGNIQRVHDLVREHPPEALRYALLSAHYRQPLEWSDGLIEQAVRTLDRLYGTLRDLADVEAAPAISAGIEAILEDDLNTPQALAEIARLASEARRSDDAGERAKLKSELLGAGIALGLLQQTPEAWFARGASNDDDARIQSLVDERNTSKAARDFARADAIRKQLADEGILLEDTAQGVRWKRA
- a CDS encoding N-acetylornithine carbamoyltransferase; this translates as MKHFLNTQDWSRAELDAALADAARFKREKLGDALKGKSIALVFFNPSMRTRTSFELGAFQLGGHAVVLAPGKDAWPIEFDLGTVMDGDTEEHIAEVAKVLSRYVDLIGVRAFPKFIDWSTDREDKVLKGFAKYATVPVINMETITHPCQELAHAMALQEHFGTSDLRGKKYVLTWTYHPKALNTAVANSALTIATRMGMDVTLLCPTADYILDERYMGWAGRNVAENGGSLQVSHDIDSAYAGADVVYAKSWGALPFFGNWEPEKPIRDQYKHFMVDERKMALTNNGVFSHCLPLRRNIKATDAVMDAPYCIAVNEAENRLHVQKAVMAVLANQ
- a CDS encoding argininosuccinate synthase, with product MSSQDIVLAFSGGLDTSFCVPYLKERGWNVHTVFADTGGVDAEERAFIEQRAEELGVASHLTIDGGPALWDGFVKPFVWAGEAYQGQYPLLVSDRYLIVDAALARANALGTKTIAHGCTGMGNDQVRFDLAVKSSGDYVIVAPIREIQKEHTQTRAYEQAYLEERGFGVRAKQKAYTINENLLGLTMSGGEIDRWEAPGEGARGWCAPRSEWPEQALQITLRFVNGEAVAIDGVEMPGARILAQLNALFAPYGVGRGMYTGDTTIGLKGRIVYEAPGLTALLVAHRALEEAVLTKQQNRFKPDVARKWVELVYEGFYHDPLKTDLEAFLASSQAMVNGEIVIETRGARVDAVAVRSPHLLNAKGATYAQSADWGVEEAEGFIKLFGMSSTLWAEVNSSR